One region of Malania oleifera isolate guangnan ecotype guangnan chromosome 6, ASM2987363v1, whole genome shotgun sequence genomic DNA includes:
- the LOC131158364 gene encoding beta-galactosidase, with amino-acid sequence MGSPAFLTIKIFLLAVSYSWVSSVTASVSYDHKGIIINGQRRILISGSIHYPRSTPEMWPDLIQKAKDGGLDVIQTYVFWNGHEPFPGKYHFKGRYDLVRFIKVVQQAGLYVHLRIGPYACAEWNFGGFPVWLKYVPGMVFRTDNEPFKAAMQNFTEKIVNIMKVEKLFKSQGGPIILSQIENEFGPVEYEIGNPGKAYTQWAAKMAVGLNTGVPWVMCKQDDAPDPIINTCNGFYCEGFFPNSNTKPKMWTEVWTAWYTAFGGPVPHRPAEDLAYAVARFIQNKGSFFNYYMYHGGTNFGRTAGGPFIATSYDYDAPIDEYGIQRNPKWGHLRDLHRAIKLCEEALVSVDPTVMSLGRNQEAHVFKAQSSCAAFLANYDPTYSLNVTFRNVLYELPPWSVSILPDCKTVVFNTARVGAQSSLMKMIDVKDVTFSWQSYNEVPAAADDADAVTVVGLLEQINVTRDNSDYLWYMTSIKIEPDEGFLKNGHYPLLTVMSAGHALLVFINGQLEGKAYGSIDDPRLTFSDNVKLDVGINKISLLSVALGLPNVGLHFELRNAGVLGPVTLQGLNQGKIDLSGWKWSYKSLKGEALNLHSFGGISSIEWAEGSLLAQNQPLMWYNTNFDAPGGNEPLALDMSSMGKGQIWINGESIGRYWPAYTAHGTCNACSYTGIYNETKCQTNCGQPSERWYHVPRSWLKPTGNLLVVFEEWGGDPTEITLVTRTAESVCADIFEGQPSLRSWLVESGKALPKAHLSCPPGKKMSKIKFASFGLPRGTCGSFKEGNCHAYRSYDALEKNCIGQQSCSVTVASEVFGGDPCPGSNKKLSVEAACS; translated from the exons ATGGGTTCACCAGCTTTTTTAACTATCAAAATCTTCCTGTTGGCAGTGTCATATTCGTGGGTTTCTTCGGTCACAGCTTCTGTGTCTTATGACCATAAAGGTATCATTATCAATGGGCAGAGGAGAATCCTCATTTCCGGGTCCATTCACTACCCAAGAAGCACTCCCGAG atgTGGCCGGACCTCATACAAAAGGCCAAAGATGGGGGCTTGGACGTCATTCAGACCTATGTCTTTTGGAATGGTCACGAGCCTTTTCCTGGAAAA tATCATTTCAAGGGAAGGTATGACCTGGTTCGGTTCATCAAAGTAGTACAGCAAGCAGGCCTTTATGTTCATCTTCGAATTGGTCCCTATGCGTGTGCTGAATGGAACTTTGG GGGTTTCCCTGTTTGGCTGAAGTATGTTCCGGGCATGGTTTTTAGAACGGACAACGAGCCTTTCAAG GCGGCAATGCAAAACTTTACAGAGAAGATAGTCAATATTATGAAGGTGGAAAAGTTGTTTAAATCTCAAGGAGGTCCAATAATTCTGTCCCAG ATAGAGAATGAATTTGGACCAGTTGAATATGAAATTGGTAATCCTGGTAAAGCTTATACACAATGGGCTGCCAAAATGGCTGTTGGTCTAAACACTGGAGTCCCATGGGTGATGTGCAAACAAGATGATGCTCCTGATCCAATC ATAAACACCTGCAATGGTTTCTACTGTGAAGGCTTCTTTCCTAACAGtaacacaaaacccaaaatgTGGACAGAAGTCTGGACTGCCTG gtATACAGCATTTGGTGGTCCAGTCCCTCATAGACCAGCAGAAGACCTGGCATATGCCGTTGCTAGGTTTATACAAAATAAGGGTTCATTTTTTAATTACTAtatg TATCATGGAGGCACAAATTTTGGCCGGACAGCTGGCGGTCCCTTCATTGCAACTAGCTATGATTATGATGCTCCGATTGATGAATATG GAATACAAAGGAACCCAAAATGGGGGCATTTGAGAGATCTGCATAGGGCCATCAAGCTATGTGAAGAGGCTTTAGTTTCTGTTGATCCCACTGTGATGTCACTTGGGAGAAATCAGGAG GCTCATGTCTTTAAGGCACAATCTAGTTGTGCTGCATTCCTCGCAAACTATGACCCGACATATTCTCTGAACGTGACCTTCAGAAATGTTCTTTATGAACTGCCTCCTTGGTCTGTCAGTATTCTCCCCGACTGCAAGACTGTAGTTTTCAACACTGCAAGG GTTGGGGCCCAAAGCTCATTGATGAAGATGATAGATGTGAAGGATGTAACATTCTCTTGGCAGTCGTATAATGAAGTGCCTGCTGCTGCGGATGATGCTGATGCAGTCACGGTGGTAGGGTTGTTGGAGCAAATAAATGTCACAAGAGATAATTCAGACTATTTGTGGTACATGACAAG TATCAAGATAGAGCCTGATGAAGGATTTCTAAAGAATGGGCACTATCCTCTACTCACAGTTATGTCAGCAGGCCATGCTCTGCTTGTCTTCATCAATGGTCAACTGGAAG GAAAGGCATATGGGAGTATAGATGATCCAAGACTAACATTTAGTGACAACGTGAAGCTGGATGTTGGCATTAACAAGATCTCTTTACTGAGCGTTGCTTTGGGTCTTCCG AATGTTGGGCTGCACTTTGAGTTGAGGAATGCTGGTGTTCTTGGCCCAGTAACACTCCAAGGTCTCAACCAGGGGAAAATAGATTTGTCTGGTTGGAAATGGTCTTACAAG AGTTTGAAAGGTGAAGCATTAAATCTTCATTCCTTCGGTGGAATTTCTTCTATTGAGTGGGCTGAAGGATCGTTGTTGGCTCAAAATCAACCTCTGATGTGGTATAAT ACGAATTTCGACGCACCAGGTGGCAATGAGCCTTTAGCTTTAGATATGAGTAGCATGGGAAAAGGGCAAATCTGGATAAATGGCGAGAGCATTGGACGCTACTGGCCTGCATATACAGCACATGGTACTTGTAATGCCTGCAGTTATACTGGAATTTATAATGAGACAAAATGCCAAACCAATTGCGGACAGCCCTCTGAAAGATG GTACCATGTTCCACGCTCATGGCTGAAGCCAACTGGGAATTTACTAGTTGTCTTCGAAGAATGGGGAGGTGACCCGACGGAGATCACCTTGGTCACGAGAACAGCAGAAAGTGTTTGTGCTGATATTTTTGAAGGTCAGCCATCGCTGAGAAGTTGGCTTGTGGAATCTGGCAAGGCACTGCCCAAAGCCCATTTGTCGTGTCCACCTGGGAAGAAAATGTCTAAAATAAAGTTTGCCAGCTTTGGATTGCCACGAGGGACATGTGGAAGCTTCAAGGAGGGAAATTGTCATGCCTACAGGTCATATGATGCTCTTGAAAAG AATTGCATTGGGCAGCAATCTTGTTCCGTAACTGTAGCTTCTGAAGTTTTTGGAGGAGATCCATGTCCGGGTAGCAATAAGAAACTCTCAGTTGAGGCTGCCTGCAGCTga